TCACCGAGAACGCCGAGTACGAGGACGCCAAGCAGGAGCAGTCGTTCCTGGAGGGGCGGATCGCGACCATCGAGGCGCAGCTCAAGAACGCCGAGGTCATCGAGCATCCGAACGGGGACAAGGTCCGCATCGGGTCGACCGTCGTCATCCAGGGCCCGGATGGCAAGGAGACGTTCACCATCGTCGGCTCGGCCGAAGCCGCTCCGCGGGAGGGCCGGATCAGCAACGAGTCGCCGGTCGGCGTGGC
The sequence above is a segment of the Chloroflexota bacterium genome. Coding sequences within it:
- the greA gene encoding transcription elongation factor GreA, which encodes TENAEYEDAKQEQSFLEGRIATIEAQLKNAEVIEHPNGDKVRIGSTVVIQGPDGKETFTIVGSAEAAPREGRISNESPVGVALMDHKKGDSVTVQAPAGPVTYTLVSVR